The following are from one region of the Corynebacterium hindlerae genome:
- a CDS encoding cation:proton antiporter domain-containing protein, which translates to MDSLYLTALLFSIIGGLTASVLRLPPLIGFLGAGFAISAIGLNEIPFIDVMAELGVTTLLFTIGLKLKPREVAGPRVIGSATVHAIINTLIFAVIFGAARFLPLKEVMGLDVTALIYIGIATSFSSTVFVMSQLREQNRNGSSVGRIAIGVLVLQDIMAVGVLVFSSGRIPEPWAIALPLLLLLRPLVSHMPDRMFRREMLVLTGIGIAVGAYSLFELAGVSGSLGSLVAGMVLSGHPVSERLFDALVSVRELLLVAFFIKIGLGGLPGVGGYLIAGLLVVALVAKALIFMVTIHRMGMSSRTSVLSGVTLANYSEFGLIVMSVAVTNGILEPSWTSIMAIAVAGSFIAGSAMAKFEDPILHAALRHLPELPPERLAPNERPVHIDDADALIFGMGRVGLGAYHRLENEYGMKVYGLDFDEDRIELLRETGHNIIAGDITDSELWSRIKLSKRPRVIVMAIPSHYDALHILEAIRRSNTEVVVASTTQKRQHCQPLREQGADVAVYLYDGAGEELADQAMRAYLSK; encoded by the coding sequence GTGGATTCCCTGTACCTGACAGCGTTGCTCTTTTCGATCATTGGTGGCCTCACGGCGTCGGTTCTTCGCCTGCCTCCACTGATCGGATTCCTGGGTGCCGGTTTCGCGATTAGCGCGATTGGGCTGAACGAGATCCCGTTCATTGATGTGATGGCCGAGCTGGGCGTGACCACGTTGCTGTTCACAATCGGTCTGAAGCTAAAGCCCCGCGAGGTGGCTGGTCCGCGCGTTATTGGGTCAGCGACGGTACACGCGATCATAAACACCCTGATCTTCGCAGTAATTTTCGGTGCCGCGCGTTTCCTGCCGCTAAAGGAAGTGATGGGGCTTGATGTCACGGCCCTTATCTACATTGGCATTGCCACGTCATTTTCCTCGACGGTGTTTGTGATGTCTCAGCTGCGGGAGCAGAACCGTAACGGGTCGTCGGTTGGGCGTATCGCGATCGGCGTGTTGGTGCTGCAGGACATCATGGCGGTGGGCGTGCTGGTGTTTTCCTCCGGCCGGATTCCGGAGCCGTGGGCCATTGCGCTGCCGCTATTGTTGCTGCTCCGGCCATTGGTGTCGCATATGCCGGACCGGATGTTCCGCCGTGAGATGCTGGTCTTGACGGGCATCGGAATCGCCGTCGGCGCGTACTCGTTGTTTGAGCTGGCTGGCGTGTCCGGCTCATTGGGGTCGTTGGTAGCAGGCATGGTGCTGTCTGGGCACCCGGTGTCGGAGCGGCTTTTCGACGCCCTGGTCAGCGTCCGCGAGCTGCTGTTGGTCGCCTTCTTCATCAAGATCGGCTTGGGCGGATTGCCGGGGGTTGGCGGCTATCTGATCGCAGGGCTCTTGGTTGTTGCCTTGGTGGCGAAGGCCCTGATTTTCATGGTGACCATTCACCGCATGGGGATGTCCTCGCGCACCAGCGTGCTCTCTGGCGTGACGTTGGCCAACTACTCCGAGTTCGGTCTGATCGTGATGTCGGTGGCGGTGACGAACGGGATCCTCGAGCCGTCCTGGACCTCCATCATGGCTATCGCCGTAGCTGGCAGCTTCATCGCAGGGTCGGCGATGGCTAAATTTGAGGACCCAATTCTGCACGCTGCGCTCCGGCACCTGCCGGAGTTGCCACCAGAACGCCTTGCCCCGAACGAACGGCCCGTACACATCGATGATGCTGACGCCCTGATTTTCGGCATGGGGCGCGTTGGGCTCGGCGCCTACCACCGCTTGGAAAACGAATATGGCATGAAGGTCTACGGCTTGGACTTCGACGAAGACCGCATCGAACTGCTCCGGGAGACCGGGCACAACATCATCGCTGGGGATATCACCGACTCTGAGCTGTGGTCACGCATTAAACTCAGCAAGCGTCCACGGGTCATCGTGATGGCAATCCCATCCCACTACGATGCGCTCCACATCCTGGAAGCCATCAGACGGTCCAACACCGAAGTGGTTGTAGCCAGCACCACCCAAAAACGCCAGCACTGCCAACCCCTACGCGAACAGGGTGCGGACGTCGCCGTCTATCTCTACGATGGTGCTGGCGAAGAGCTTGCCGACCAAGCAATGCGCGCCTATCTGTCCAAGTAA
- a CDS encoding IclR family transcriptional regulator — protein sequence MSSKVPAAANTLKILTLLTSIDTPISASRIHTELGLPRSTVYHLLNVMEEAGFVVHIPEQRTYGLGLAAYAMTRAYVTQQPLVRVGAKHAQQLAAKVGGSAHISRLATTQVHYLLEERAPGAVSLVTAEGVHLPALMTASGKCQLAYLPEQDLKATVTLAGAGGSQWAALRKEFQQVRERGWAEEIGEVSPGQQTVAAPIMDHLGRPAAALALTFSMGKFGELAHEELAEEVAAKAALISQSVFGKRSL from the coding sequence GTGAGTTCGAAAGTGCCGGCTGCTGCGAATACCTTGAAGATCCTCACGCTGCTGACCAGCATCGATACCCCAATTTCGGCGTCTCGCATTCATACTGAGCTCGGTCTTCCCCGTTCCACGGTGTATCACCTGCTGAATGTGATGGAGGAAGCGGGGTTTGTGGTGCATATCCCGGAGCAACGCACCTACGGTCTAGGGCTCGCCGCCTATGCGATGACCAGGGCGTATGTGACGCAGCAGCCGCTCGTGCGGGTGGGGGCGAAGCACGCGCAGCAGCTGGCGGCGAAGGTGGGTGGCAGCGCGCATATTTCTCGCTTAGCGACGACCCAAGTCCACTATCTCCTGGAAGAACGCGCCCCGGGCGCGGTAAGCCTCGTCACTGCTGAAGGGGTGCATCTACCTGCATTGATGACCGCGAGCGGGAAATGTCAGCTCGCTTATTTACCGGAGCAGGATCTGAAAGCGACGGTAACGCTTGCCGGCGCGGGCGGGTCGCAGTGGGCAGCGTTACGAAAAGAGTTTCAGCAGGTCCGGGAGCGTGGCTGGGCCGAGGAAATTGGCGAGGTCTCCCCTGGCCAGCAAACCGTCGCAGCCCCCATCATGGACCATTTGGGCAGGCCAGCGGCCGCTTTGGCATTGACCTTTAGTATGGGGAAATTCGGGGAGCTGGCCCACGAAGAGCTGGCCGAGGAGGTCGCCGCAAAAGCCGCCCTGATCTCGCAGTCAGTCTTCGGCAAACGCAGTCTGTAA
- the hutU gene encoding urocanate hydratase, whose protein sequence is MSEPRIVRAPRGTEISAKSWQTEAPLRMLMNNLDPEVAERPEDLVVYGGTGKAARNWEAFDAIVASLKDLEDDETLLVQSGKPVGIWKTNPWAPRVLIANSNLVGDWATWPEFRKLEAEGLMMYGQMTAGSWIYIATQGILQGTFETFAAIARKRFDGTLKGTITLTGGCGGMGGAQPLAVTLNGGVCIIADVDRARLERRQAKRYLDEVADSLDDAIARATTAKTEGRALSVGVEGNAADIFPELLRRHRAGDIQVDIVTDQTSAHDPLSYLPSEIPFADWQAEARQDPETFTKKARESMAAQVQAMVEFQDEGAEVFDYGNSIRDEARHAGYGRAFEFPGFVPAYIRPLFCEGLGPFRWAALSGDPEDIRVTDQALKELFPENEHLHRWLDAAEEYVEFEGLPARICWLGYGERHKAGLLFNDLVREGKVKAPIVIGRDHLDSGSVASPYRETESMLDGSDAIADWPLLNALTATSSGATWVSIHHGGGVGIGRSIHAGQVSVADGTDLAAEKLSRVLTNDPGMGVIRHVDAGYNRAQEVAEERGVRIPMPFNSREK, encoded by the coding sequence ATGTCCGAACCCCGCATTGTCCGCGCCCCACGCGGTACCGAGATTTCCGCAAAATCGTGGCAGACCGAGGCGCCACTTCGCATGCTGATGAACAACCTGGACCCGGAGGTCGCTGAGCGTCCGGAAGACCTCGTTGTTTATGGTGGCACCGGCAAGGCTGCCCGCAACTGGGAGGCCTTCGACGCGATCGTTGCCTCCCTCAAAGACCTTGAGGATGACGAGACCCTCCTCGTCCAGTCCGGCAAGCCGGTGGGCATTTGGAAGACGAACCCATGGGCACCACGCGTGTTGATCGCCAACTCCAACCTGGTGGGCGACTGGGCCACCTGGCCAGAATTCCGCAAGCTTGAGGCCGAGGGCCTGATGATGTACGGCCAAATGACCGCGGGTTCCTGGATTTACATCGCCACCCAGGGCATTTTGCAGGGCACCTTCGAGACCTTCGCCGCCATCGCCCGCAAGCGCTTCGATGGCACACTCAAGGGCACCATCACCCTGACCGGCGGTTGTGGCGGTATGGGTGGTGCGCAGCCACTGGCAGTCACGCTCAATGGTGGCGTGTGCATCATCGCGGACGTGGATCGGGCGCGCCTGGAGCGTCGTCAAGCAAAGCGCTACCTCGACGAGGTCGCCGACAGCCTTGACGACGCCATTGCCCGCGCCACCACTGCAAAGACCGAGGGTCGCGCCCTGTCGGTCGGCGTCGAAGGCAACGCTGCGGATATCTTCCCAGAGCTGCTGCGTCGCCACCGCGCCGGTGACATTCAGGTCGACATCGTCACCGACCAGACCTCTGCCCACGACCCGCTGTCCTACCTGCCGTCCGAAATCCCATTCGCCGACTGGCAGGCCGAGGCTCGCCAGGATCCGGAGACCTTCACCAAGAAGGCGCGCGAGTCCATGGCCGCGCAGGTGCAAGCGATGGTGGAGTTCCAAGATGAGGGCGCTGAGGTGTTCGACTACGGCAACTCCATCCGCGACGAAGCCCGCCACGCCGGTTACGGTCGTGCCTTCGAGTTCCCTGGCTTCGTCCCCGCTTACATCCGTCCGCTGTTCTGCGAGGGCCTCGGCCCATTCCGCTGGGCTGCACTCTCCGGCGATCCAGAGGACATTCGCGTCACTGACCAGGCCCTGAAGGAGCTCTTCCCTGAGAATGAGCATCTGCACCGGTGGCTGGATGCTGCCGAGGAATACGTGGAGTTCGAAGGCCTGCCAGCGCGTATCTGCTGGCTTGGCTACGGCGAGCGCCACAAGGCCGGCCTGCTGTTCAATGATCTTGTCCGCGAGGGCAAGGTCAAGGCACCGATCGTCATCGGCCGTGACCACCTGGATTCCGGCTCCGTCGCCTCCCCATACCGCGAAACCGAGTCCATGCTGGATGGCTCCGACGCGATCGCGGACTGGCCACTGCTGAACGCACTGACGGCAACATCGTCTGGCGCAACCTGGGTGTCCATCCACCACGGTGGTGGCGTCGGCATCGGCCGTTCTATCCACGCTGGCCAGGTGTCCGTCGCTGATGGCACCGACCTGGCAGCCGAGAAGCTCTCCCGCGTTCTGACCAACGACCCTGGCATGGGCGTGATCCGCCACGTGGATGCTGGCTACAATCGCGCGCAGGAGGTCGCTGAGGAACGTGGCGTCCGTATCCCTATGCCGTTCAACTCCCGAGAGAAGTAG
- the hutI gene encoding imidazolonepropionase, producing the protein MSTLFTGISELRTVSELGTVPDAALVATDGVVEWIGSASQAPAADDRVDLGGRAVLPGWVDSHTHMIFDGDRSAEFEARIAGKSYEAGGIAVTMDATRNAGADRLTELLDMRIAAAHAGGTTTLETKTGYGLDVASEEEAARIAASRIEDVTFLGAHLVPPGADAEEYVDLVCGPMLDAVAPYCIWIDVFCERGAFNEEQSRRVLHAGLAKGLTPRVHGNQLGLGPGVALAVEVGAASVDHVNFVTDEDIELLAGSDTVATALPACDLSTRAPLTPLRKLIDAGVTVAIASNLNPGTSYTSAMNFCVGTAVLQQELTLDEAIKAATWGGARALRRESLGSGLDAQGRPAKGSLVVGAAADLHVLDTPHAIDLAYRPGMPLTYQTYVAGSLV; encoded by the coding sequence TTGAGCACACTTTTTACTGGAATTTCCGAACTTCGCACGGTGTCCGAGCTGGGCACCGTGCCGGACGCGGCCCTCGTGGCCACGGACGGGGTGGTCGAATGGATCGGTTCTGCCAGCCAGGCACCGGCCGCCGATGATCGTGTTGATCTCGGCGGCCGCGCCGTGCTTCCTGGCTGGGTCGATTCCCACACCCACATGATTTTCGACGGCGACCGTTCCGCCGAATTCGAAGCGCGCATCGCCGGGAAGTCCTACGAGGCCGGCGGTATCGCTGTGACGATGGACGCGACCCGGAATGCCGGGGCAGATCGCCTCACTGAGCTGCTAGATATGCGTATCGCCGCTGCTCACGCCGGTGGCACCACCACCTTGGAGACCAAAACCGGCTATGGCTTGGACGTCGCCTCTGAGGAGGAAGCAGCGCGCATCGCCGCTTCCCGCATTGAGGACGTAACGTTCCTCGGCGCACACCTAGTGCCACCAGGAGCGGACGCCGAGGAATACGTCGACCTCGTCTGCGGCCCCATGCTCGACGCCGTCGCTCCTTACTGCATCTGGATCGATGTGTTCTGCGAGCGGGGCGCTTTCAATGAAGAGCAATCCCGCCGCGTGCTCCACGCTGGCCTGGCCAAGGGCCTGACCCCACGTGTGCACGGCAATCAGCTGGGGCTGGGACCAGGTGTGGCGCTCGCCGTGGAGGTTGGCGCTGCCAGCGTTGACCACGTCAACTTTGTTACCGACGAAGACATTGAACTGCTCGCCGGTTCCGACACGGTCGCAACCGCGCTGCCGGCATGTGATCTGTCCACCCGCGCGCCGCTGACTCCCCTCCGCAAGCTCATCGACGCCGGTGTCACGGTTGCCATTGCCTCAAACCTGAACCCCGGCACCTCGTACACCTCCGCGATGAACTTCTGCGTTGGCACTGCGGTCCTCCAGCAGGAACTCACCCTGGACGAGGCCATCAAGGCCGCAACCTGGGGAGGCGCCCGCGCGTTACGACGCGAATCCCTAGGATCCGGCCTGGACGCCCAAGGGCGCCCAGCAAAGGGATCCCTCGTGGTGGGAGCCGCGGCGGACCTGCATGTTTTGGATACCCCGCACGCCATTGACCTGGCGTATCGCCCAGGAATGCCATTGACGTACCAGACCTACGTTGCTGGTTCACTGGTGTAG
- a CDS encoding amino acid permease, with translation MEQRTGGLSHRHLHFIALGSAIGTGLFYGSAGAIQAAGPSVLIVYLLGGAVVYFMLRALGEMAVRNPITGSFAEYARQHLGNWAGYITGWMFAFEMIIVCLADLSAIGIYMKMWFPDTSQWVWVAVTLLIVGAANLVTVKAFGELEFVFTLIKVGAVIAMILGGAAILIFNLGNGAHNHGVDNLWNDGGFMPNGIGGLVASFILVLFAFGGTEIIGVAGTEAEHPERSVPKAINTVPMRILLFYVLAITIILILNPWRTITGDESPFVQIFSSLGVTWAAALLNIVVISAALSAINADLFGAGRVLTGLAKQRLAPPVMGKIVRGIPVMTTVILVFVLIVGVALNAALPDRVFEIVASLATFATVYVWLMILLAHVASRRNLTPSDVAALKYRVPFWPFGQYFAIAFIVGTFGIMAWIPDYHVALVVGVGFLAVMSALYFLVVRHRVE, from the coding sequence ATGGAACAACGAACAGGTGGCCTGTCCCACCGCCATCTACACTTCATCGCCCTCGGGTCAGCTATTGGCACTGGTTTGTTCTACGGCTCCGCCGGGGCAATCCAAGCTGCGGGCCCGTCGGTCCTCATCGTTTATCTCCTGGGCGGCGCAGTCGTCTACTTCATGTTGCGGGCACTGGGAGAAATGGCGGTGCGCAACCCCATCACCGGTTCGTTTGCGGAGTACGCGCGACAGCACTTGGGCAATTGGGCTGGATACATCACTGGTTGGATGTTCGCCTTCGAAATGATCATCGTGTGCCTGGCTGACCTCTCGGCTATTGGCATCTATATGAAAATGTGGTTCCCCGATACCTCGCAGTGGGTGTGGGTGGCAGTAACCCTTTTGATTGTCGGTGCTGCCAACCTGGTCACCGTTAAAGCGTTCGGAGAACTAGAGTTCGTCTTTACCCTGATCAAAGTGGGCGCAGTCATAGCAATGATCCTGGGTGGCGCAGCCATTTTGATCTTCAACCTTGGCAACGGTGCTCACAACCACGGGGTAGACAACCTGTGGAACGACGGCGGGTTTATGCCCAATGGCATCGGCGGACTCGTGGCCTCCTTCATCCTGGTGCTGTTTGCCTTCGGCGGTACGGAGATCATCGGAGTCGCGGGCACGGAAGCAGAACACCCCGAGCGCTCGGTGCCCAAGGCCATCAACACCGTCCCGATGCGTATCCTGCTGTTTTACGTTCTTGCCATCACGATCATCCTGATCCTGAATCCATGGCGCACGATCACCGGCGATGAGTCGCCATTCGTGCAGATCTTCTCCTCCCTCGGTGTCACCTGGGCTGCCGCCCTCCTCAACATCGTGGTGATCTCGGCTGCACTGTCCGCGATCAACGCTGATCTGTTCGGTGCTGGGCGCGTCTTGACGGGCCTGGCCAAGCAACGCCTCGCTCCACCTGTGATGGGCAAGATTGTTCGCGGTATCCCCGTCATGACCACCGTCATCCTGGTGTTCGTGCTGATCGTAGGCGTCGCCCTCAACGCCGCGCTGCCAGATCGCGTGTTCGAAATCGTCGCTTCCCTGGCAACGTTCGCCACCGTGTATGTCTGGCTGATGATCCTCCTGGCGCACGTCGCTTCACGACGCAACCTCACCCCATCCGACGTCGCTGCGCTGAAGTATCGGGTTCCGTTTTGGCCGTTTGGCCAGTACTTTGCCATCGCGTTCATTGTGGGAACCTTCGGGATCATGGCCTGGATCCCGGACTATCACGTGGCTCTTGTGGTAGGCGTGGGATTCCTCGCGGTGATGAGCGCGCTGTACTTCCTGGTGGTGCGCCACCGAGTGGAATAA
- the hutH gene encoding histidine ammonia-lyase → MTVAVGKYGLSITDVVKVARFGARVELTEEALTEITATRTHIEALAEQETPVYGVSTGFGALARRHIPHELRAQLQLSLVRSHAAGSGPEVEKEVVRALMLLRLSTLATGRTGVRAEVAQTYADILNADITPVVHEYGSLGCSGDLAPLAHCALAAMGEGFVRDASGTKLPAGDALAAAGITPIVLREKEGLALINGTDGMLGMLCLAITDLQQLAKHADLATAMTVQGLRGTTGVYEPHLHELRPHAGQAVSAANILKLASRSPLLDAAFEEFKTTQVQDAYSIRCAPQVAGGFRDTVAHAVNVANIELNSAVDNPVVTKDGEVRSNGNFHGAPVAYVLDFLAIVVADLASISERRTDRFLDTARNRGLNAFLADDPGVDSGHMIAQYTQAAIVSELKRLANPASADSIPSSAMQEDHVSMGWSAARKLRKAIDGLTRVLAIEILTAARAIDMRGEAPSAPVHAVISALREQVPAPDTDRFLSPEIEATISLVADGTLLTAAEGESGPLG, encoded by the coding sequence ATGACCGTGGCCGTTGGCAAGTACGGGCTGAGCATTACTGACGTCGTCAAGGTGGCGCGGTTCGGCGCCCGCGTCGAACTCACTGAGGAAGCGCTTACTGAGATCACCGCCACCCGCACCCACATTGAAGCCCTAGCCGAGCAAGAGACCCCAGTGTATGGCGTTTCCACTGGCTTCGGTGCGCTCGCACGCCGCCACATCCCACACGAGCTCCGCGCCCAGCTGCAACTGAGCCTCGTCCGCTCGCACGCCGCAGGCTCCGGACCGGAGGTGGAAAAAGAAGTGGTGCGTGCGTTGATGCTGCTGCGCTTGTCGACGCTCGCGACCGGCCGCACTGGTGTCCGAGCCGAAGTCGCGCAGACCTACGCCGACATTCTCAATGCCGACATCACTCCCGTGGTCCACGAGTACGGCTCCCTCGGCTGCTCCGGCGATCTGGCACCGCTCGCCCACTGCGCTCTCGCGGCGATGGGCGAAGGTTTCGTCCGTGATGCCAGCGGAACCAAACTCCCTGCTGGTGACGCCCTCGCTGCAGCGGGTATCACCCCGATCGTCCTGCGTGAGAAGGAGGGGCTGGCGCTGATCAATGGCACGGATGGCATGCTCGGAATGCTGTGTCTGGCTATCACTGATTTGCAGCAACTGGCCAAGCACGCCGATCTTGCTACCGCAATGACTGTTCAGGGACTGCGTGGCACCACCGGGGTTTACGAGCCACACCTGCACGAACTGCGCCCACACGCCGGCCAGGCAGTATCGGCAGCCAATATCCTCAAGCTCGCTTCTCGCTCTCCGCTGCTGGACGCCGCTTTCGAAGAGTTCAAAACCACCCAAGTGCAGGATGCTTACTCCATCCGCTGTGCGCCACAGGTGGCAGGTGGTTTCCGCGACACCGTCGCGCACGCCGTGAATGTAGCCAACATCGAACTGAACTCGGCGGTAGATAATCCGGTAGTCACCAAGGACGGGGAGGTCCGTTCCAACGGCAATTTCCACGGAGCTCCGGTTGCTTATGTGCTCGACTTCCTTGCTATCGTCGTCGCAGATTTGGCCTCCATCTCTGAGCGTCGTACGGACCGCTTCCTGGACACCGCCCGCAACCGTGGATTGAACGCTTTTCTAGCCGATGACCCTGGTGTTGACTCGGGCCACATGATTGCCCAGTACACCCAGGCAGCCATTGTGTCTGAGCTGAAGCGGCTCGCCAATCCTGCCTCCGCCGATTCCATCCCTTCCTCGGCAATGCAAGAAGACCATGTGTCTATGGGATGGTCTGCTGCCCGCAAGCTGCGGAAAGCCATCGATGGCCTCACTCGCGTTCTCGCCATCGAAATCCTCACTGCTGCGCGCGCCATTGATATGCGGGGCGAGGCACCTTCGGCTCCGGTTCACGCGGTGATCAGTGCACTGCGTGAGCAGGTTCCAGCACCGGATACGGACCGCTTCCTCTCTCCTGAGATTGAAGCGACCATCTCCCTGGTTGCTGACGGAACGTTGCTGACGGCAGCTGAGGGCGAATCCGGCCCGCTTGGCTAA
- a CDS encoding sulfite exporter TauE/SafE family protein, translating into MDISAVYIFIGVLVLAGTIIQGTIGFGLGTIATPIIALIAPELLPTVLLILAFFIAAYTLMKNRTETEWRLVGISSLARLPGSLLGAWSLTVLSLRGLQLFIGCAVILAMSLSWLGWTPRHNNRNTVIAGVASGFLGTTTSIGGPPMALVLKRFNPAKVRGTLSATFVIGCLISLTILTLSQHVTMHHVVVAGAYLPLAALGLFIAGKINRRIDTVLLNKLVVIVAGSASLLLIGQSLSTSITF; encoded by the coding sequence GTGGATATATCCGCGGTGTACATATTCATTGGGGTGCTGGTTTTGGCCGGCACCATTATCCAAGGCACCATCGGATTCGGTTTAGGAACCATAGCCACACCTATCATCGCCCTGATTGCACCGGAGCTCCTTCCCACTGTGCTGCTCATTCTGGCTTTCTTCATCGCGGCCTACACTTTGATGAAGAACCGTACTGAGACCGAGTGGCGCCTCGTGGGGATCTCTTCCCTAGCACGGTTACCAGGATCATTGCTTGGGGCATGGTCGCTGACGGTACTTTCCTTGCGTGGCCTGCAGCTATTCATTGGCTGCGCCGTGATCCTGGCGATGTCCCTGTCCTGGCTGGGGTGGACGCCCCGCCACAATAATCGAAACACCGTGATCGCAGGTGTTGCTTCCGGCTTCCTTGGCACCACCACGTCCATTGGTGGTCCACCGATGGCGCTGGTGCTCAAGCGGTTCAACCCAGCGAAGGTACGCGGCACCCTCTCAGCTACCTTCGTCATCGGCTGTCTCATATCGCTCACCATTTTGACGCTCAGCCAACACGTAACCATGCATCACGTCGTGGTGGCGGGCGCATATCTCCCGCTGGCGGCGTTGGGGCTGTTCATCGCAGGGAAAATAAATCGGCGAATTGACACGGTTTTGCTCAATAAGCTGGTTGTCATCGTCGCGGGGAGCGCTTCGTTGCTACTTATCGGGCAGTCTCTCAGTACTTCCATTACTTTTTAG
- a CDS encoding YjiH family protein — MPAHKNHPKVQEHHPGAPAFEAAILRSEDRTDHRSTWPFFVYSALGIAIFFLPLSWRGNTTIIVDHVVTAFRDVAGPVVPWILLAFMLYGTVRQFITGRWKNGALTGVFSFANIVGVIVAGLYVSGFLSGPLAAKDLVPFLFEKIATPVGLIVPIGSMFLALIICYGFLEFVGVLMQPVMRPIWRTPGRSAIDAVASFVGSYSLGILITDRVYREGKYTAREAAIIATGFSTVSAAFMVIVAKTLDLMAYWGPFFAVSLVVTFIVTAISVRIPPLSLLPNDYYEGATAQPEEIVRKDRMKVAWSEAKNTLDEAPPLPQAAWRNFVDGTNMAAAITPSIMSIGLGGLLLAKFTPVFDWLGFLFYPFAWVARVPEPMLASKAAATGIAEMLLPATLVSDQESLVLRFVIGVVAVSAIIFFSALVPCILATQIPVKMWHMVVIWFERVALTFLIATPIAYLLL; from the coding sequence ATGCCTGCACACAAAAATCATCCCAAGGTTCAAGAACACCATCCTGGTGCCCCCGCTTTCGAAGCTGCCATTCTTCGATCCGAAGATCGTACGGATCATCGATCGACGTGGCCGTTCTTCGTCTACTCTGCGCTTGGCATCGCCATCTTTTTCCTCCCGCTTTCTTGGCGAGGCAACACGACCATCATCGTGGATCATGTTGTCACTGCTTTCCGCGATGTGGCGGGCCCCGTAGTTCCTTGGATTCTCCTCGCATTTATGTTGTACGGAACAGTGCGCCAGTTCATCACTGGCCGCTGGAAAAACGGTGCCCTGACCGGCGTTTTCTCTTTCGCCAACATTGTCGGCGTCATTGTCGCCGGGCTCTATGTGTCCGGATTCTTGTCCGGTCCCCTGGCGGCGAAGGACCTGGTTCCGTTTCTGTTTGAGAAGATCGCCACGCCGGTTGGCCTCATTGTTCCCATTGGATCGATGTTCCTCGCGTTGATTATTTGCTACGGGTTCCTGGAGTTCGTAGGGGTCCTTATGCAGCCGGTGATGCGCCCCATCTGGCGCACCCCAGGACGTTCCGCGATTGACGCGGTTGCTAGCTTTGTGGGCTCGTACTCGCTTGGCATTTTGATCACTGATCGGGTGTACCGCGAAGGCAAATACACTGCCCGGGAGGCAGCGATCATCGCAACGGGCTTTTCGACGGTCTCGGCAGCTTTCATGGTTATCGTCGCCAAAACTCTCGATTTGATGGCCTATTGGGGCCCGTTCTTCGCGGTCTCTCTTGTTGTCACGTTCATTGTCACCGCAATTTCAGTCAGGATCCCTCCCCTATCCTTGCTCCCCAACGACTACTACGAGGGGGCGACCGCTCAGCCAGAAGAGATTGTGCGCAAGGATCGCATGAAGGTGGCCTGGTCCGAAGCGAAAAATACGTTGGATGAGGCGCCACCGCTTCCGCAAGCAGCGTGGCGAAACTTTGTTGATGGCACCAACATGGCGGCTGCGATTACCCCGTCCATCATGTCGATTGGCCTGGGCGGTCTTTTGTTAGCTAAGTTCACCCCAGTTTTCGATTGGCTTGGGTTTCTTTTTTACCCGTTTGCGTGGGTTGCCCGGGTTCCGGAGCCGATGTTGGCTTCTAAGGCTGCGGCCACAGGTATTGCTGAAATGCTTCTTCCGGCCACGCTGGTGTCCGATCAAGAGTCTCTGGTGCTCCGCTTCGTCATTGGCGTGGTGGCAGTGAGCGCCATCATCTTCTTCTCCGCGCTGGTGCCATGCATCTTGGCGACGCAGATTCCGGTGAAGATGTGGCACATGGTGGTCATTTGGTTCGAGCGGGTGGCGCTGACGTTCCTTATTGCCACTCCGATTGCCTACCTTCTCCTCTAA